From one Salmo salar chromosome ssa09, Ssal_v3.1, whole genome shotgun sequence genomic stretch:
- the LOC106610709 gene encoding uncharacterized protein: MNFFLSSRMQAVRVKYRDCQKYICFEGQRTFKSFLDCVANKFDIPTLDLKVYDESKTEVDEEVFEFLLKKQDLGVLEICLPQDPNPYDLLSSSASSSLSKYSADNEGDSDDTIILQQSATRKTAEDNRLSHMIEDILTTNPGGERIMNEYARTKSLTDGKRRDMVKILVAQMTSEHGTSPSRRVKEDYSKGIIALFPNLADPTSKFGYEHYYNAEDGSGFLAWRLKFVQREASVGRQKAMCQSLTWGPKADRYPFREENCPTTECLCCEAIALMKDTAEEAIVKEKMKQTFAYRQKMVHDPVKSSEIFTVFPRFQDIAGMIEQDFSLMFGDATSAKFLEKWPTLYKQKVIDQSRGLTQTGNLQDLVQNAESTREVKNGWDSDMSSILVLVHILPPSPLGRKRPGKVSARHASDHIVKFIKTGTSIQGHLESVMESSPPYLLAVGTQRSAIHKYFIVIDKHAVPCKSPDSLACFDELFKAHFVFGTSYNQYLVNVYNFLQTTIYEIDVDTTKVNPRVAELRARMLH; encoded by the exons ATGAACTTTTTCTTGTCATCAAGGATGCAGGCTGTACGTGTGAAGTACAGGGATTGTCAGAAGTACATTTGTTTTGAGGGGCAACGGACCTTCAAATCCTTTTTGGATTGTG TTGCCAATAAATTTGACATTCCAACCTTGGACTTAAAAGTCTATGATGAATCGAAGACTGAAGTCGATGAGGAGGTGTTTGAGTTTCTTCTAAAGAAACAAGACCTTGGTGTGCTGGAGATTTGTTTACCCCAAGACCCAAATCCTTATG ATTTGTTGAGCTCCTCTGCAAGCAGCTCCTTATCAAAATACAGTGCAGACAATGAGGGGGACTCGGATGACACCATTATATTGCAGCAGAGTGCTACAAGAAAGACAGCTGAGGATAATCGTCTATCTCAT ATGATTGAAGACATTCTGACGACCaatcctggaggagagaggatcaTGAATGAGTATGCTCGGACAAAAAGCCTAACAGATGGCAAAAGACGCGATATGGTCAAGATATTGGTTGCACAAATGACAAGTGAACATGG gaCAAGTCCTTCAAGGCGTGTTAAAGAGGACTACTCAAAGGGCATCATTGCCTTGTTCCCAAACCTGGCCGATCCTACTAGCAAGTTTGGTTAT GAGCATTATTACAATGCAGAAGATGGGAGTGGATTTCTAGCATGGAGACTGAAATTTGTTCAAAGGGAAGCATCAGTGGGACGACAGAAGGCCATGTGTCAGTCACTGACAT GGGGTCCGAAAGCTGATAGATACCCCTTCAGAGAGGAAAACTGTCCAACAACAGAATGCCTGTGTTGTGAGGCCATTGCACTGATGAAGGATACGGCTGAGGAAGCAATTGTAAAGGAGAAGATGAAGCAGACGTTCGCCTATCGCCAAAAGATGGTTCATGACCCAGTGAAGTCCTCTGAAATATTCACAGTGTTTCCAAGATTCCAAGACATAGCAGGAATG ATTGAGCAAGATTTTAGTCTGATGTTTGGTGATGCAACCTCTGCAAAGTTCCTGGAGAAGTGGCCTACTCTCTACAAGCAGAAAGTAATTGACCAAAGCCGTGGCCTCACACAGACAGGCAACCTACAAGACCTGGTTCAAAATGCTGAATCCACAAGGGAAGTGAAAAATG GATGGGACAGTGACATGTCCTCCATTTTGGTCCTTGTCCACATTCTTCCACCGTCACCACTTGGCCGCAAGAGACCAGGAAAAGTCTCAGCCAGACACGCCAGTGACCACATTGTGAAGTTTATCAAG ACTGGGACCAGCATCCAGGGGCATCTGGAGAGCGTCATGGAAAGCTCTCCACCCTATCTGCTTGCTGTGGGGACCCAGAGGAGTGCGATTCACAAGTACTTCATTGTGATTGACAAGCATGCAGTACCTTGTAAGTCACCAGACTCTCTTGCCTGTTTTGATGAGCTTTTCAAAGCTCATTTTGTCTTTGGTACCTCGTACAACCAGTATCTGGTCAATGTGTACAACTTCTTGCAAACCACAATTTATGAAATTGATGTTGATACCACTAAGGTTAATCCTAGGGTTGCAGAGTTGAGGGCTCGGATGCTGCATTGA